The Haloprofundus salinisoli region CGTGGGACTCATCACCTTCCTCTGGTCGTTCACGCCGTACAAGGGCGGGACGTTCTTAGAGACGATTCTGAGCTTCCTCGCGGAGACGGTGTCGTCGAGCGCCGGCTTCGGGAACCTCGCGGGCGGCGCGAGCGCGGGTGCGGCCACCGAGAGCGCCGAGTCCGGAGCGCAGCTGCCGCTCGAACAGGCGGCGATGTACATCGACGTGCTCGGCTTCCTGCTCCTGCTCTTGGGCACGTTCGTCGGCTGTCTGTACGTGGTCCACCGCGACCACGCCAAGCAGTCGGTGTTCACGCTGCTCATCGGGACGGCAATCATGCTCGTGTTCACGCTGGGGCTGCCGATGTTCGGTATCCGGAACTTCATCCCCCAGCGCTGGTTCGCGTTCATGTACGCGCCGATGGCGATTCTGACCGCCGTCGGCGTGCGCTATCTCGTCGCGAATCTGAACCCTAAACTGCTGGTCGCGGGACTGCTCGTCACCGCGTTGATCTTCCCCGGCGCGATGATCGTCTCGCGCAACGGTACCATCGACAACCCGGTGCTGCCGCAGGGCGAGACGCTGAGCTACAACGAGGAGTCCGTCGCCGCCGTCCACACGATCGGCGAGATGACCGGCGGGCCCGGTCCGATGGAGATTCGCCCCGAACAGCAACTGCGAACCGACCACCCGTACCAGACGGTGTTCAAGCGAACGGGGGCGTACACCGCCGACACGGCGAACGTCACCGACGGGGACCCCGTCGACCACGACGTGACCGTCTACCGCGAGTTCCAGTCCTCGGGGACGACGTACTTCGTCAACGAGCAGGGCATCGGGCAACCGCGCGACATTCCACAGGAGCGCATCTGCCGGCCCGACCAGAGCACCCTGTACGACAACGGCGACGTGACGATGTGCGTCACGCCGTCAGACGCCGAGTCGCAGTCGTAGCTATTTTTTCGGCGTCGTGTCGCTACCGTCATCTCTCCCTTCGGACGTTCACAAGAGCCGTACGCTCAGAAGACGTCTCCGCAAGTTACTCGCCTAAAGCCTCTCGTAGCCGCCTCGTATCTGACCATATCGTACCCACCGATCCGCACAGGCCGGTCGCCCACCGAACGTACGAGACGCTCGCGCCCGGGTGCGGCTGAGAGGGGATACGAAGCCCGCCAACGCCTATCTCGAACGGCTAGCGACTCTCTCGTTGCTCCCGAGCGTCGACCAGACTCGAATCCTCAAAGTTGGCTGTAGTGCGGGCGAACTCACCGAAGAACTCGAAGAGCGAGGAGCGACCGTCGTCGGCCTCGACGGGAGTCGAAAGATGCCGACGTACGCACGCAACCGAGTCCCGGATGCTGACTTGGTTCAGACGGACCTCGGTGACGGAGTTCCGTTTGACGCCGAGACGTTCGACGGTGTAATCAGCTCGCTCGCAGTTCACTACGTCCGAGACTGGGACCAGTTGTTGTGCGAACTTCGACGAGTGCTCGACGTCGGCGGCTGGGTGGATTTCTCGGTTCAGCACCCGTAACCGTCTCGGAGCCGTCGCCAGAAACCGAAACCAGAACAAATCCTGTCAGTGGCCGTCACCGACGCAGCGGCCGAACCACCATCGCCACGCCGGGGAAGCCGTCGTACGCCCAGAGGCCGAAGACGAACGTCGCCAGCGCCAGCTCGAAGGCGAGTAGCAGACCCACATCGAGTCGCAGCAGGTCGCCTAGCCACCGGACGAGATAGTAGACGACGAGTTCGATAGAGCCGGCCTCGGGGGCCGCGCCGGTGTTGTTGACAAGCGGCCAGAGCAACGGGTCCAGCGAGAGCGCGTCGCCCTCGATGTAGGGGTAGACGACGTCGCCGACGAGGTGCGAGAGGTAGCCGACGGCGAACGCCGCACCCCACATCACGCTCCCGAGACGCGTGGCGACGAGCAGCGCCGCGGCGACGAGTACGGGCGCGACGAAGATCGAGTGCGCGAGGCCGTAGCCCGTCGGCATCACGCCGAACGTCCACGACAGGGGTTTGTCGACGAGGTCGGGAAACTGCGTCGCCGCCGCGAGGACGAACACCTCGGGACCCGTCGGACTTCGGCCGGTCGCGTGGCGAAACAGCGAGTAGAGTACGTAGCCGAACGCGAGATGCTCCCACGGCCACATCAGGGGGTGCTCGTAGTCCGAATCGCCGACGTACTTAGCGAGTCGGTCACGAGCGTGGAATCACTCGCGGCTGGACCTGCGAGCGACCCGTTCTGGCCGTCACCGGAGACCGTGACGTACAGTTTGAGACTCCGGTAGGCGTTCTCCGCCGATGGGTCCGCCGGTGCGCCGTCGCGGTAGAGGAGGAGCGTGAAGCGAACGTCGCCGGTCATCGACGGCGTCACCGTCACGTCGCGGCTGACGTTCTCCCGCGAGTCGAGCGTGAGGTCGGCCGCGCCGATCTGTTCGGACTCGGTCACCGTCGTCTCGTTGTCGTTCGTCTGGACGCGCTCGCTCAACACGACGACGGTGTACGACTCGGTCTGCTGTTCGCGGTTCTCGACGCCGAAGGTGATGTTCGCGGGCTCTCCGGCCGTAAACTGGTTCTGGTACATCGACTGCGTGTTGCCGTCGACGTTCTCGGTCTCGACGTAGAACTCGGTGAAGCCGGCGTCGTCGGTCGGTACCGTCGCCGCATAGCCGACCGTCGAGAGCAAGACGAGCAGGCTCAGCGCGAGCGCGACGGCCGGGAGCCGTCCGCCCTCGGCGCGTCCGCGCATCGGATGTTCCGGCGGCCGCGAGCTGAACAGTCCGGTGATGGCAGTCGGGTGCGGCGGCGCGTAGCGCTCGTCCGCGTCGAGCGTCGCTCGCCGCACCGCGGCGACGAGCAATAGCACGCCCGTCGTCCCCTCGACGCCGACGGCGATGGGAAGCAGTTCGATCGGCTGCGGCGAGAAGTGGACGCCCAGCGCGACCAGCGGGACGACCAGAGCACTCCCGACAACCGCGAGCGCGACGCGCTCGACACCCGTCACCGACCGCGCGGTCGGAAGCGGGTTCCGAAGGCCGGAGACGGCGTCGTCGAAGGCGGTTCGGGAAGTCGTGTTCCGGTCGGGGAAGATGGTAGAGACGAGCGCATACCCCGGCAGGAACAGTACGAGCGGCATCGTGAGGAGGAGCCGCGGCAGTCCGGTGAGGGAGGTGTGAATCGCCGCGGCCGAGACGCCGAGGAGCGCGAGCGCGGCGACGAGGTCGGTGAACCACGGACTGCGGCGCGAGTACGGGGAGTGAGACACGGCCCTCAGGCACCCCGTTTGCCCGTATCGGGGACCCGTTCGTCGACGGCGAACACCTCTTTCGGGCGAATTGACCGCTCCGTGCAGAGTTCGAGCCAGCCGAAGCTGTCGTTGATGCGGAGCTTGTGCCGGACCGGCAGGTCGTGGACGTACGGTTCGTCGGGGAACAGCACCTCGTCGAGGTCGTACTCGCGGTAGATGTCGCGGCGGTCGGGCCACGGCGACTCGAACCCTTCGACGAGCGGCAGTTTCCGACGGAGGAACCCCTCGACGTGGTTGAGGAACTGGGTGTCGTACGGGCGGTCCGGCGGCGGGTTCTGCAGGATGTCGTCGTCGAGACGACGAAGCGCCTTGATGAACGTCGCGGTGTTGCGGTACTGCGGCGGCGTCGTCAGGTGCCAGTCGATCAACTCCGCATCGGCGACGACGAACGACTCGAAGAAGTTGTCCGCGAGATGCGTCCGGAACGGCGTCGACGGCTGGTTGCTGATGCCTGTGAGGTCGATGGCGTTCTGGACGCCGTCGGCGCGGTCCCACGACTTCTCGAACTCGCGGGAGACGGCGTCTCTGACGAACGTCGCCGGGTCGACGTCGAGGCCGACGAGTTGTCCGGCGACTGCCTGACTCGCCTCGGGCATGTAGCCGAGTTTCGAGAGCAGGTTCTCGACGGGGTTCGGGTCGGGGTCGAGGCGGCGGAACGGCACCGTCTTGCCGAACAGTTCGACGCCGTCCTGCGCGAGGAAGTGCCCGCGGAGGAACGTGTCGCAGAGCAGGCCGTGGAACATCGAGTCGACGTTCATCTCGTCGGTGTAGCCCGCGTGGTGGATGTGCAACGACTCCTTGATACCCTGCGAGTAACGGACCTTCGACTCGTCGGCCATCAGGTATCGGTTCGTCGGTCGGAAGGCGGTGTGTTCTGCGCCGTACTGGGTGGCGAGGGTCCGTGCGCCCTCCGTCTCCTGGCCTTCGGGGTGGCCGACGGTGTAGCAGTGCTCGATCTCGGGCATCTTCGAGAGCACGGTCCGCGAGTCGTAGCCCGCCGAGAGCAGCAGCCCCTTCCGGCCCGGCGCGCGGGCGCGGCGGCGGACCGCCCGTCCGAGTCGGTCGGCCAGTTCCTGGACGTAGTCGAACTCCTTCGGCTCGTAGACGAACCGAGAGAGGTCGTACGTGTCCGACTCGGTGAGCACCGAGTCGATGGGAAGGCGGAACATCCGTTCGAGCAGCGACTTCTCGCCGAGGACGACGCCGAGGTGGAGGAACTCGAGGAGGGCGTCGCGGCGGACGGCGTGCCCCGAGAGCGTCCGCGCGACGGCGGCCGCGTCGGAGCTGAACACGCGTCCCTGGTCGGTGTCGGCGTAGAAGCAGTCCCACGAACGGATGGGGTCGGTGACGACGAACGCCTCGCCGTCCCGTTCGATGAAGATGAGGTACGAGCCGTTGAGTTCGGAGAACGCGTCGCGTCCGACCTCTGCGTAGCGGTCGAGGACCCACTCGGCGACGTTGGCGTGGGTGCCGGGCGCGTACGCCTCGCCCCAGACCACACACTCGCCTTTCGGTCCGGAGTGCGTGTCGCTGCGTCCGGGGTGGCCGAGTCCCGGGTCGCGGATGCCGACGGTGGCGACGTTGCCGCCGACGACGGTATCGAACTCGTGTGGTGAGCGCAGGCGCTCGAACTCGCGGGCGTCGCCGAAGACGCCGAAGAACTGTTTTTGCATGCTCACTGTCTCACACTCCGTTCTCGCCGGGGGCGACGAACGCGCACGGAACGCTGTTCGACTGCGGATGGGGTGGATGTACCGCAAACGGCCGACGCGTCGGGCCGACTCGGGCGGCGGGTAGTCGATATCATAGCTGTCGATAGGTTCGGATACGACTCTCTGCGAACGCCCGGGGCTTTGCTATGGACCGGGTAAGCGAGTTCACCGACCCGATTGTGGTGGGCGTAACCGGCGTCTCGGGCGTGAACGCGGGCTTATCCGGTTCATAATAATCCCCCTAAAGCGCACAGTGTCTCTCGATGACTACTCCACCTCGCCAGCGTCGCGCGCGCGCATCGACCCTCCCGAGCTCGCGTCGACGCCGTCGGGACCAGTCCCCGGTGACGATCCGTGGCTGACGACGACCCGACGCCTGACCCGACCGACGCGCGCAAATCGAACGCGACGCCCGCCGAGCGTCTCGACGTCGGTTTCCTCCCCGTCGAGGTCCCCGGTCTCGACGGCACCGGCGCGACGTACACCGCCGCTCTCCTCATCCGTGAACTGTCTAAACACCACGATTTGACGGTGTACGTCGTTAGCCAGCGAACCGCCGACCGGTCACAGCTACCGGCGACCGACCGCGTCGACTACGTCGTCCGCGACGACCTTCCGAAACTGCCGCACCCCCTCCTGACGAAAATCGACGTCGTGGAGGACCTCGCCAACCGGCTAGAGCGACACGACCTCGTCCACTCGTACTCGACGGGGTTCATCGAACCGCTGTCGTCGCTTTCGACCCCGACTGTCGTGACGTTGAACTCCTACCAACCGGTGTGCCCGAAGGGCGATATGATGTGGATGGACCGCGAAAAGTGCGGCGGACCCGGTCGAGCCAAATGCACGGCCTGCATCGCCGGGAGCGCATACACTCGCAAGTCGGGCGCCGAGACGACGCTCCGGTCCTCCTACGACTCGCTCGCAAAGGTCGAGTTCGTCCAAAACTCCATCGCGGCGCGGGACGGCATCTCAGCCTATCATCTGTTGTCGCCGCACCAGCGCGACGACTACGCCGACTTCGGCTTCCCCGAGGAACGGCTGAAGGTGATTCCGCACTTCGACAGCGGCGAGTTCGCCGTCTCCGAGCCGGCGGCGTACAAACGCGGCGGCGATCCCGACCTGGGACGGAGCGAGGAGGACCCGTTCACGCTGCTCGCCGTCGGCGCGTTCAAGTACGTAAAGGGCTTTCAGGTGCTGCTCCGAGCATTGCCGTCGATACTCGACGCGGGCCACGACGTGCGCGTTCGCA contains the following coding sequences:
- a CDS encoding metal-dependent hydrolase is translated as MWPWEHLAFGYVLYSLFRHATGRSPTGPEVFVLAAATQFPDLVDKPLSWTFGVMPTGYGLAHSIFVAPVLVAAALLVATRLGSVMWGAAFAVGYLSHLVGDVVYPYIEGDALSLDPLLWPLVNNTGAAPEAGSIELVVYYLVRWLGDLLRLDVGLLLAFELALATFVFGLWAYDGFPGVAMVVRPLRR
- a CDS encoding asparagine synthase-related protein; this encodes MQKQFFGVFGDAREFERLRSPHEFDTVVGGNVATVGIRDPGLGHPGRSDTHSGPKGECVVWGEAYAPGTHANVAEWVLDRYAEVGRDAFSELNGSYLIFIERDGEAFVVTDPIRSWDCFYADTDQGRVFSSDAAAVARTLSGHAVRRDALLEFLHLGVVLGEKSLLERMFRLPIDSVLTESDTYDLSRFVYEPKEFDYVQELADRLGRAVRRRARAPGRKGLLLSAGYDSRTVLSKMPEIEHCYTVGHPEGQETEGARTLATQYGAEHTAFRPTNRYLMADESKVRYSQGIKESLHIHHAGYTDEMNVDSMFHGLLCDTFLRGHFLAQDGVELFGKTVPFRRLDPDPNPVENLLSKLGYMPEASQAVAGQLVGLDVDPATFVRDAVSREFEKSWDRADGVQNAIDLTGISNQPSTPFRTHLADNFFESFVVADAELIDWHLTTPPQYRNTATFIKALRRLDDDILQNPPPDRPYDTQFLNHVEGFLRRKLPLVEGFESPWPDRRDIYREYDLDEVLFPDEPYVHDLPVRHKLRINDSFGWLELCTERSIRPKEVFAVDERVPDTGKRGA
- a CDS encoding class I SAM-dependent methyltransferase, producing the protein MLPSVDQTRILKVGCSAGELTEELEERGATVVGLDGSRKMPTYARNRVPDADLVQTDLGDGVPFDAETFDGVISSLAVHYVRDWDQLLCELRRVLDVGGWVDFSVQHP
- a CDS encoding DUF1616 domain-containing protein, with translation MSHSPYSRRSPWFTDLVAALALLGVSAAAIHTSLTGLPRLLLTMPLVLFLPGYALVSTIFPDRNTTSRTAFDDAVSGLRNPLPTARSVTGVERVALAVVGSALVVPLVALGVHFSPQPIELLPIAVGVEGTTGVLLLVAAVRRATLDADERYAPPHPTAITGLFSSRPPEHPMRGRAEGGRLPAVALALSLLVLLSTVGYAATVPTDDAGFTEFYVETENVDGNTQSMYQNQFTAGEPANITFGVENREQQTESYTVVVLSERVQTNDNETTVTESEQIGAADLTLDSRENVSRDVTVTPSMTGDVRFTLLLYRDGAPADPSAENAYRSLKLYVTVSGDGQNGSLAGPAASDSTLVTDSLSTSAIRTTSTP
- a CDS encoding glycosyltransferase family 4 protein, translating into MADDDPTPDPTDARKSNATPAERLDVGFLPVEVPGLDGTGATYTAALLIRELSKHHDLTVYVVSQRTADRSQLPATDRVDYVVRDDLPKLPHPLLTKIDVVEDLANRLERHDLVHSYSTGFIEPLSSLSTPTVVTLNSYQPVCPKGDMMWMDREKCGGPGRAKCTACIAGSAYTRKSGAETTLRSSYDSLAKVEFVQNSIAARDGISAYHLLSPHQRDDYADFGFPEERLKVIPHFDSGEFAVSEPAAYKRGGDPDLGRSEEDPFTLLAVGAFKYVKGFQVLLRALPSILDAGHDVRVRIAGAGPYGDALRSLSTDLGVDDHVDWLGFVDHDDLPAEYAAADAFVYPGLLDEPFGRVFLEALSSGTPVLSSDVGSTDFIVGDAGVRFESDDPESLARAFGRLREGYDGYRAAIPGQLARFSRERVVGEFLSLYADVRAGRRPTERTETFETERTVVRPD